Genomic DNA from bacterium:
CATGCGCTCTTCGCCCGGCTCTCCGCCGCGCTCTGGAAGCGGTCGGGAGCGCTTGCGCTGGTCGCACTGCCGGCGATCTGGGTGGTGTGCGAGTTCCTGCGCGGCCGCGGTCCCGCGGGTTTCTCCTGGAACCTGGCCGGGTATTCGGCCGCCGGGCTGCCCGGAGCACTCGAAACGAGTGCCTGGATCGGCGCTCTCGGCGTTTCGGCACTTGTCGTGGTCGTCAATGTCGCGTTCGCGCGGGCGATCGTGACGCGGTCCTGGACTCCGGCTGCTTGGACGGTTCTTGCGGTGCTGGCCCTGGTTGCGGTGAGCGGCAGGCAAGGAGAGGCCCTGGTGGCCAGCGGTCCGGTGCGGGCGGTGGTGCTGGTGCAGCCCAACATACCCAACATGACCTCTTGGGATGCCGGCCTCGCGGAGCGCAACTATCGGAGCGTTTTCGAGCGTTCACGGGATGCGTGTGCTCCTGGAGAGCTCCTGATCTGGCCCGAAAGCGCCGCCTGGCCCTACTCGTTCAAACCGGGAAGTCGCCTGGAGCGGGACGTCGCCGAGTTGGTCGCTGCGGGTTGCTCTCTGCTATTCAACTCTCCGTTCCAGGACGGTGAGCGATACTACAACGCGGTGCTGCTCGAATCCGCGGGCGGATCGCCCAAAGAGACCGGCCGCTACGACAAGCAGCGGCTGGTACCGTTTGGAGAGTACGTACCCCTGGGCAGATGGCTGCCATTCCTCGAGCGAATTGCCAGAGCCGCGGGCGACTTCTCGCCGGGTGGACGCAAGGGGAACCTGAAGTGGCGTGGTGAATCGCTGGGTACAGCGATCTGTTTCGAAGTGACGTTCCCGGAGGACGTCGCAGGCAAGGTCGCGCGAGGCGCCAGCCTGCTGGTGACGGTGACCAACGACGCTTGGTATGGAGACACCTGGGCACCTTGGCAGCATCTGAGAGCGGCCCAATTCCGGGCCGCGGAGAATCGCCGGCCGCTGCTGCGAGCCGCGATCACCGGCGTCTCGGCGGTGATCGGCTCCCGTGGCGAGTTGCGGCAGATCTTGGGCGTGAACCAGGAGGGCGTGCTGAGGGCCTCCGTCGTGGGCGGAGAGAGTCTCTCGCTCTATTCCAGGGCTCCGTTCGCGGTTCCGCTGCTGGCCTTGGGTATCGGAACCTTTGCTATATTGCACAGGTTGGCGCGCTCCCGTCGAGGTAGTGGATAACCGATGATTCCGATAGAAACCCAGCAGCAGATCGATCAGCTGGCAGAGCGTCTCGAGGCGCTCAGGGGGTATCTTTGAAGATGCCGGTCTCGAGGACGAAATGGCGGGAATCGACCGTGAGATGGAGACGCCCGGATTCTGGGACGATCCGAAGCAGAGCTCGCC
This window encodes:
- the lnt gene encoding apolipoprotein N-acyltransferase, with the translated sequence MTPPPWAPRALLAFAAGALWAFCFGREPLLIAPWLALVPLLLLLAGPRPGLIGWFHGLGFWIVGISWIPATLHTFGSLPAWLAMVALLLVAAYLGLFHALFARLSAALWKRSGALALVALPAIWVVCEFLRGRGPAGFSWNLAGYSAAGLPGALETSAWIGALGVSALVVVVNVAFARAIVTRSWTPAAWTVLAVLALVAVSGRQGEALVASGPVRAVVLVQPNIPNMTSWDAGLAERNYRSVFERSRDACAPGELLIWPESAAWPYSFKPGSRLERDVAELVAAGCSLLFNSPFQDGERYYNAVLLESAGGSPKETGRYDKQRLVPFGEYVPLGRWLPFLERIARAAGDFSPGGRKGNLKWRGESLGTAICFEVTFPEDVAGKVARGASLLVTVTNDAWYGDTWAPWQHLRAAQFRAAENRRPLLRAAITGVSAVIGSRGELRQILGVNQEGVLRASVVGGESLSLYSRAPFAVPLLALGIGTFAILHRLARSRRGSG